The Athalia rosae chromosome 7, iyAthRosa1.1, whole genome shotgun sequence genome window below encodes:
- the LOC105689570 gene encoding sodium/hydrogen exchanger 7 isoform X11 yields the protein MAVVAMTRLSLLLIISGVFIIKSCYGAATDIELDAKAQLLHRLDSLNLLLYTFLLILTVLTIWTFKHRRLRFLHETGLAVIYGLIVGAIIRYGFTSSSTILHMPVVPDNASSQYNQSVPPDTLWLRFPEDKKDGNIKNKTFAYSFRGEIYKQDNEIDLKATFDPEIFFNIILPPIIFHAGYSLKRKYFFRNLGAILTYALIGTTISSFVIGALMYAFIQLIPHLAASFTFLDTLYFGALISPTDPLTIISIFNDLHVDVNLYALVFGESVLNDAVAIVLSGSIQNYAERYSGSGGFETWAFFQALGDFVGIFSLSLFIGATMGCVTALLTKFTRVRDFPLLESALFVLMSYSTFLIAEASDLTGVVAVLFCGICQAHYTYNNLSLDSRQRTKQLFELLNFLAENFIFSYIGVSMFTFPKHHFDPGFIFAGFFCALLGRAANVYPLSFLLNLGRNPKIPKNYQHMLFCAGLRGAMSFALAIRNTVSDARQAMLTTTSLIVILTVIFQGGATTQFLSWFNIPVGVDEEVEVLSYNGVRSDGSLSGGGSTSKTNEKALLARIWGNFDTRYMKPLLTHSRPTLLETLPVCCGPLARILTTTQQMTQDDISRRVDSDSDLCLEDRDGDRRRTSIQPLGIVTGEVLCPEQQQQLHTRVALPGLIGRHL from the exons ATGGCAGTCGTAGCCATGACTCGTCTGTCTCTCTTACTGATTATTAGCGgtgtttttattataaaatcgTGTTACGGAGCAGCGACAGATATCGAGCTAGACGCAAAGGCTCAATTATTACACAGACTTGACAGCTTGAATTTATTACTATACACGTTTCTGTTGATTCTTACGGTACTAACTATATGGACATTCAAGCATCGTCGATTGCGGTTTTTGCACGAGACAGGGCTTGCTGTCATCTACG GTCTCATCGTTGGAGCGATAATTCGCTATGGATTTACAAGCAGCAGTACAATATTGCATATGCCAGTTGTACCTGACAATGCCAGTAGTCAATACAACCAGTCAGTACCACCTGACACACTGTGGCTACGCTTTCCTGAGGACAAGAAAGATGGCAACATAAAAAACAAGACATTTGCGTATTCGTTTAGAGGAGAAATTTATAAGCAAGACAATGAAATCGATCTCAAG GCCACCTTTGATCCAGAAATCTTCTTCAACATCATACTACCACCGATTATATTTCATGCTGGATATAGTTTAAAAAGG AAATACTTCTTCAGAAATCTCGGCGCCATATTAACCTATGCTTTAATAGGAACGACTATATCTTCCTTTGTGATTGG GGCACTGATGTATGCATTCATACAGCTGATACCTCACTTGGCTGcatctttcacttttttggaCACTTTATACTTTGGTGCCTTGATATCCCCGACTGATCCCCTGACtatcatttctattttcaatgatCTACACGTTGATGTTAATTTATATGCTCTGGTATTTGGAGAGAGCGTTCTCAATGATGCAGTTGCTATTGTGCTCAGTGG GTCTATTCAAAACTACGCCGAACGCTATTCTGGATCTGGTGGATTTGAGACTTGGGCATTTTTCCAAGCACTCGGAGATTTTGTTGGCATTTTCAGTTTGTCGTTATTCATAGGAGCAACAATGGGTTGTGTCACTGCATTGCTAACAAAATTCACTAGAGTACGTGATTTTCCGCTGCTGGAATCAGCACTTTTCGTCTTGATGTCGTACAGCACTTTCCTCATTGCGGAAGCGTCTGATCTTAcag GAGTCGTCGCCGTTCTATTCTGCGGAATATGCCAAGCTCACTACACTTACAACAACTTGAGCTTAGATTCTCGGCAACGGACTAAGCAGCTTTTTGAATTACTCAACTTTTTGGCAGAGAATTTTATCTTCAGCTACATCGGTGTGTCCATGTTTACCTTTCCCAAGCACCACTTTGATCCAGGCTTTATATTTGCCGGATTC TTCTGTGCACTTCTTGGCCGTGCGGCAAACGTGTATCCGTTGTCGTTCCTCTTAAATTTAGGTCGTAATCCAAAAATACCCAAAAATTATCAGCACATGTTGTTTTGTGCTGGTCTCAGAGGAGCCATGAGTTTTGCACTTGCGATCAGGAACACTGTATCCGATGCTCGCCAAGCCATGCTCACAACCACTAGTCTCATTGTTATTTTGACAGTGATATTTCAAGGGGGGGCGACCACGCAGTTTTTAAGTTGGTTTAATATACC gGTCGGCGTCGACGAAGAAGTTGAGGTACTATCTTACAACGGAGTCAGAAGC GATGGATCCCTTTCTGGCGGAGGAAGCACGTCTAAGACAAACGAAAAAGCTCTACTGGCTAGAATTTGGGGAAATTTTGATACCCGATACATGAAACCGCTATTAACGCATTCGCGACCTACACTACTGGAAACACTTCCAGTTTGCTGTGGTCCATTAGCTAGAATTTTAACAACTACTCAACAAATGACTCAA GATGATATCTCGCGGAGAGTCGATTCGGATTCAGACCTGTGCTTGGAGGATCGTGATGGCGATAGACGGAGAACTAGCATTCAGCCG TTGGGAATTGTGACCGGAGAAGTACTTTGTCCggagcaacaacagcaactcCACACACGTGTCGCCTTGCCAGGTTTGATCGGCAGACATTTATGA